From a single Brassica napus cultivar Da-Ae chromosome C9, Da-Ae, whole genome shotgun sequence genomic region:
- the LOC106349599 gene encoding uncharacterized protein At4g04775-like, with product MTSSSTSSARFPRFSTHGVPTRCWCGEGITTFGYSTVENRYRRFYRCEIARDRKTENHLFKWIDEALIKEIRMVDAKHERVALGITKFEERVMEKLKEKVYLGFARVAQEMKQKLKIATVAMVVVGAIVGIWTSLTV from the exons ATGACCAGTTCGTCAACATCTTCTGCTCGTTTTCCTCGATTCTCTACTCATGGTGTGCCTACAAGATGTTGGTGTGGCGAGGGCATAACCACGTTTGGTTATTCGACGGTGGAGAATAGGTATCGACGATTCTACCGATGCGAAATCGCAAGAGAT AGAAAAACTGAGAATCATCTATTTAAATGGATTGATGAAGCTTTGATTAAGGAGATTCGGATGGTGGATGCGAAACATGAGAGGGTTGCTCTAGGGATTACGAAGTTTGAAGAAAGGGTTATGGAAAAG CTTAAAGAGAAGGTATACTTGGGGTTTGCTAGAGTTGCACAGGAGATGAAACAGAAGCTAAAGATAGCGACGGTGGCTATGGTAGTTGTAGGAGCAATCGTAGGAATATGGACTTCTCTTACTGTCTGA